The Phaseolus vulgaris cultivar G19833 chromosome 10, P. vulgaris v2.0, whole genome shotgun sequence DNA window CCAAAGAATCAGACATGAGCATTGTTGAAGGAACCATAACTTTGAAGGTTCCAGAAGGTTCCTCTGATCTGCTCCTCAAAAATCTCTACCTCTCATGTGATCCCTACATGCGATTCTTCATGACCAAGGAGGACAACCCTTTGGGAATTGGCACCTACAAGCTTCACTCTGTAACTCACTCACTCTTTCACCACACAATCTTCACTATTTTCTTACTATTATTAACTTCAATCAtatattatacattaaattttatGATATCTATGttttcatactttttttttgtttttgtttagttGATAAGTAAATCCATCATAAGTTTTGATGCTAAATTTTTGCACCTTCTGGTTATGTTCATGTAATGGATTTTTTTGGAAGAAATAGGTTAATGCTTAAGTTAAAAGTAGTTTGTAAAGAATTTAATAAAGAGAGGTTCTTTAAGAgtaattaatgttatataaaggTAGGTGGTAACTGTTGAGTGATTGCAGGCATTGAGAGGAGATGGTGTGTCTCAAGTGGTGGAATCTGGACATCCAGATTATAAGAAAGGTGATTTAGTTTATGCAAGGACTAGATGGGAAGAGTATAGTTTGATCCCTTCATCTGAGATATGTTTGAAAATTGAGCACACTGATCTCCCACTTTCCTACTATATTGGTGTTCTTGGTAGGTATATTCTCAATAATTTCAATTTATGGTTTATTCTCATTTTCGGTTCATTATAAAGTGGTAGAAAATCAATTTGGTTCTTCATATTAAACTTTGATggaattttgtttaaaatattttaatttggttcTTTTTATTAGATTGTTTTTGGCGTCTTTAAGTATGAAATTTCATATGAAATACATGTACAATGACATGATTATTAGGGTGAAATTTGTCCCTTTTATGTAGTTGTTTAGGTCATGTTCACCCCTTGTTTTGAGTGTGCCCTTCTCTTCCGCTGAGTTGAGTGGTTTGCTTCACTGCTCATCAATATCTGAGTACTAATCTTCATCATCTTGTAGTTATAATGGATGGGGGTTGCAAAACCATATGGTGGTGGAAGTAGGAGTTCCTTCGTTGCATTCATTTGCCACTGTggatatttttttgtattaataatgTTAGAAAACAATTTTGGATAAATAGATCCTTAAAATTTCATGAAATAAGTTTTGATATGCTCCCACATGATGATATAAGACATGATAAAGGCCCACCACTACTAAGGAtggaagagagagaaaatagaaaagtaATACCATTTTATGAAATTAACCCTGGAAAATCTTACAAACAAGTTTTAAACAACCAATTACGTTCTTTAGTTCAAATATCAACAAATAGTATTATTACAATTACAACTCTTTCAAAAAAACATATTGTTCATGTATGCCAATATAGTGCCACATCGCTCAAGAGTCGAGTCCAAGGACAATTTATATACTCCCTAAACCCATTGATGCGCCTTTTCAAGATAAAACCATGACGGAGCACCATCATAATTGCTCAATTACTACTAAGATACACTAACTGCAATAGTTTTTCATGTTGCTCAATAGTGTggtttttcatgttttaaaaaCAATCTCTCTTTGTAAATGTATAGATTATTTATGCCTTAGGGACTAGTTTATCATAGGGTCGGAATCCAAAAACAATCTCTTTGTATATGCAAAAGCAAAGCTTTGTCAATAACATTCTCTCATTCCTTTGATAGTTTGAAGCCTTTTGACATTGATGCTCATTATTATTCAACAAACATTGTCTTGTTAAAATGATCACCTTCCTTGTGCAATCAATTTCTTGTAATGCATAGTTAGGCTTTTTCATTAAAGTGGGCAATCACACCCATGAAATTCATTGTCATAACATAAATGAGTTTCccaaaaaaactgaaaaaagaCCCACCATTGTGGGACAACTTTCCTAGCCatctctttcctttctttcacCCTTTTATGTACCATGTTATTTCTATCCATTAACTTTTTTAGCCCTTTCTCAATCTCCCCCGCCATTACAAGATCACCACCCCTTTTATAGTCCAATCTCAACTTCACTACTAATCTAATCTCCATTACCGTCCTAAAAGTATTCAAGTGTTGTTCTGCATAAATAGGCATGTCAATATTGGTACTCCAAACCACAAGCTTTCCAAAATAGAGTCCATCCACAATGAGACACAAATTCCCCAATGGCTTTGTGGCCATAACCTCCATTTGAGGTGCCCGATAACATAACATTCCCTTACCTTCTGCCCTCTTTAAAAATGCTTTTGGTAAGGTTCACTCTTCATTTTTTGTTATGGTTGGTGGAGAACACATAATCCACAAGGATAACCCTAAAATTGTTTTCGAGCATTCTTAACAATTGTAATTGTTCTAAATACAAAAAATCTTCACAATGACAAATGTACTTGTTCTACTCCCACCACCATGAGAGGAGTTACATTAGATTTGCAACCCTCATTCATTACAACTACCATATGATAAAGAATGGATATCCAAACATTGATGAGCAGTGAAACAAACTCCTCAACTCAATAGTAGAGAAAAAGAACATACTCAAAATAGGTGAAGAAGGTGACCTGGCAACTATATAAAAGGAGCACATCTCGCCCCAACAATTCTTCTATTCTTTATGTGTTTTAAATGAAATTCCATGTATCCAACTTTGTCTACAAAATCATCATTGAGtcattttaaacaaaattggcaccacattaaacaaaataaaaattaagggacaaaattgattttttgcCACTTATTTTGGGACCAAAACTGGTATTAAACCtcaatttattttcattcttagtGAATGATGCACTTGATGTTAGTATGACCTTCATTAATAACATGAAGCTTTCTTTTCATAATTACTCATTTCTATTATCTAAAATATCATTTCCTATTGTTTTACCTAAGATTCTAGTAATGGCCATGTAATGTAGCCATGTCAGATACTTATTCATTTCAAATTTTGCATGCACATTCTGTTTCACCTAAATAAATCTTAGTGAGTTTGCATGCAAGCTTATGATATTGTAAGCTTTTATATAACTTTGGTGTGACATTTGACCcatgttattttcttttttgaatGATGCTCAACAAGCTTCCATGCAAGCTTATGTATGTTCTTGCATGATTTTCTATAAGTTTGTTATGCCTTTTAACCTATAACACTATATTATTTTATCACAGGTGTGTCAGGATTGACTGCTTATGCTGGCTTCTTTGAAGTAGGTTCTCCCCAAAAGGGAGATAATGTTTTTGTTTCAGCTGCCTCTGGTGCTATTGGTCAACTTGTTGGCCAATTCGCCAAGTTGAACGGTTGCTATGTTGTTGGAAGTGCAGGAAGCAAAGACAAGgtatttatttcttattgttATGTATTTGgataaaaatgaataataagCTTCAATGTTAGaatatttattctattatttaaaATACCACTCTTTTCAATTCGCTTGGTTGCAACAAACCAAAACCTTTCTATGACATGAATATCCTGATTATAGAATacattggatttttttttcttccaattaTAATTCTTTAGCAAAGTAAACTTTTTAGGTAAGTAACATACTTTATGATTTTCGAAAATTGTTGTTGGAATAAAAATAgatgaattttgttttatttaatgtagGGAATATTATTTGttcagtttcaaaattttcattattttatatattatataaattagaaaatatgtATTATTGTATTTCTATGTTCGTGTTTGTTTGCAATGTGTCCAAAACTCCCAAAACTTTCCATTGcaccatatttttttatgaatagtgTTATAACAGAAAGCATTAATAGTGTTTGCTTATGGTTGTTGTGAATTTTGAATGGAAGACTAGAAATTAGTTTTCCTTTCACTTATAAGCACGTGTCTTGTAATTAGGTGGATCTTTTGAAGAATAAATTAGGATTTGATGAAGCTTTTAACTATAAGGAAGAGCCAGACCTCAATGCAGCTTTGAAAAGGTTAGTACATAACATTGTCCCAACAGAGAAATGTGactttatattgtttatttccATAAATAAAAGGTTACAAGTTATAGTACCTAGTGACACGAGCAATATTAATGAGTAGTGACAATggatataaattttgaaatcagGTATTTTCCAGAAGGCATTGACATTTACTTTGAGAATGTTGGGGGCAAGACACTTGATGCAGTACTTCCAAATATGAGACTCCATGGTCGCATAGTTGTTTGTGGAATGATCTCACAATACAATCTTACTCAACCGGAAGGTGTAACAAATTTGGCACATCTCATATTTAAGAGGGTTAAAATGGAAGGTTTTCTTATAATTGATTTCTTCCATTTATTTCCCAAATTCTTGGAGTTTGTCGTGCCTCTAATTAGAGAAGGAAAGGTTGTGTATGTTGAAGACATTGTTGAAGGTCTTGAGAATGGCCCTGCAGCATTGGTTGGCCTCTTTAGTGGTCGCAATGTCGGCAAACAAGTGGTGGATGTTTCTCGGGAGTAAAATTCTATAAATACACTCTTATTCTCTAAgctttatttctaaattttcaaCTTTCCATTGGATATTAAATCTTGTTTTTATGGTCTATGTAATCAAATTCCGTTATGCTTAGAATAATTACTGTATGATgttaattttcttttgaaacaattGGCAAAAGGACACCCAATCTTAACAAGTAGACATTATTAAgtatttatcatttttcaaGGACTTGCTTCAATGTTagcataatttatatttatgaataGCTAATGTGATGCAATCCACGATGATGGATTGTAGAAGTTGAATGCAGTGGCAACGAAATGGAGAAGAGTTTGCACCGAGAATGAGAGATTTTGGTGAGGAATTGGAATAGTTTTGGTGTTAGGAAGTAGAAATAGGTTTGGCCAACTTTCTAGCTATTACTAGGCCTTTGAGGCTCTCTAGCAAAAGGAGATTTAGGAGAGAATGAGCTTCATTTCAAAATTCATTCAGTTAATTGCAAATCTCAATACATGAGAGTATTAGGAGTATTTATAGATGAAGGTAGCTTGCTCCTTAAACTACCATAACTCTAGTTAAGTAAACTTAACTATGGTGAGTGTGGTGGCTTAAAGGGGTCTGTGTACTCTTCTTCTAGAGTATCTTTCTTTCATCTATAAAATACTCTAAggaaatttaaaatacaaaatcttATATTGGTGGTTCTGCATCAAGCTCCCTCCCTTCAAAAGGATGTGTCCTCGGATCCAGTTTAAAGTGCCACCTTATGTGAAATGAATGACTTTAAGATCTTTCTGGTTCATGAATCTACCTGAAAAAAGACAACAAGCATAAGGAGAATGCAAAAGAATAGAAGTTGATGGATGTAGAAACTGAAAACAAGCAAAGTATGTGGTATGGTACCTTTATGGTGGTTCTTATTTCCTAAGGTAGGAAAATAAAACACTAAACAAAATGGATAAAACTACgtagaataagaaaaaaatataataggaAGAAGAATTACCTCGATTAGGTGATACAAGTACGTAATTAATTTCCTTTGTCGAGGTAACATGTTCATTTGATTTATGCGATGTTTTCATTATTTGTACCTCATGAAGTTGCTTCCCGTGTATTACTAGCAAGGCTTCACAAGGTGTTTGAACCAAATCTGGTTTAGCTCCATATAAAAGGTTTGCATCAAGTAACTCCTCACAGGATTGTTTTAAGAAacttatattcttttttttatacagCCTTAGACAAAGATTTGTAAAAGATGAAAAGTTTTTGTAATGGGTTTTCCACTACTTGTGAGGGTATAGAGAAACTAACAATAAACCTATTGTCTCTATTAGTGAAAGTAATTTTATCAAAACAATCCtagtaaataaatatattgtgaAAATTGCTAggttattttaataaaacatcTAAGGTTATCAAACTCGAGAGTCTAAGTAGACTCGTGGGAGGTCCATAAACCTGACTCGTAAACCCGACTCGTAGACTCGTAAgagtatattttatataaaaatttaatacaaaaaataaatattcatgaTACTAATTTTACAATATTAGAATTAATAAATTCATTCATATAATAATTATCTAACTTCTAGGTGGTGGTGTGGAATGAAGATGTACTACCATTGATACAATTTGAACCAGATCTTACGAGTTGAATTTGCAGAAACATAagaataaaaaccaatttatcTTAATCTTATTTCAGTCactctaaataaataaaaaatcaacctaaaataaaaaataactttaaaagaAATCAACCCAAATATTCCATTTTCGATTTCAGATTCACCCAACACAACCAACCCTCAATCATGAAACCCACAACCCAACCTTGATCGCGAAATCAAACTCGCAAACCAAAGGCAACATGAAAATTAAGGTAGAACGCGATAACAGTGGCGACACGGGGGCGACGGTGAGCAAAGATGAAGGCAACAATGAGGGAAGGAGAGGCAACAAAAAGGCAATGTGATGTGATTCTTGGACATGCGAGACGATGAGGCACAACCGGATAATGATGAGACAACGATGAGGTGATGACAATGAAGCCAAGTGAAACGTGAATGCAGCAAGTTCAGTTCAGGTTGGAACGAACCCTAAAAACCTTGACACTAAGCAAAAGTGGGTCATTTTGGGCATTTCTTTATAACTCGTTTACTCGGTCTCCAACTCACGAGTTTGATCGAGTCTAGTCTGGGTTTACTCAAAGACCAGTCTACTCACGAGTTCACTCGTGACCCATCAGTAGACTCTTAAACTCATAAGGGTTTACAAGTTAACCCTAGAGTTTGATAACCTTGAAACATCACAAGCTTCTATAGGAATAATGTGACTTAAAACATTTGTATCATAATGTCCTAAAGAAGGCTTGACTTTCATGCATTGAATTACAACTAAATCCCATCATTTTGAATCAAAAGATGGTTATAAGATGGAAAAAGGGGTATTTATGTTGTATTTCAACATTTGAATAGACAAAGATATTTGAATCAAGAAAAGAGTCATTGGAAATACTAGTATTAGACTCCTTTCCTTTGGGCTCAATATTAATCAACTCTTTAGAAAATTTCTTTATCctatctttcttttctattgcTTCTCTTTCTATCTTTACTTtttcctctctttctctcttttctttttcctctctttctttctcctcactttctttttctatttttgctATCTCTTCTAATTTctccttttctctctcttttcattttcaatgaatttctgtAAAACAATTTGATCTTCTTTGACTTAAGTAGGAGTGAGAGGACAAAGGGTAATCCTTTTCCCTACATGAcgaaaactaattttatttgattttctaTCATGAATAGCTTTATGATTAGAGAGCCATGGGTGGCTAAGTAAATGATGTCCAACATCCATTGGAATAATATCACAAAAAATGGTTTTTTGATAAACTCTAAGGTTATTAGATTACTTACTTGGTTACTCACAATAATACCACCATCCTCATTAATCCAATGTAACttataaggttttgggtgaggtaTGGTAAGAAGATTTAGCTTGAGTACCACTCTTGCACTACAATAGTTAGAATATGACTCATTATCCACAACTAAAGTACATATTTCATCAAAAACTTTGCATCTTGTGTGGAATAGATTTTCCTGTTGTGACTATTCCAGATCATTAGAATGGCTATCAAGTAGTTTTCTCACCATTAAGCATTTTTCGTgagaaaaagaatattttttaatgaaaggaTGAGGAATAGAAAgagtttttaaactttttgcTGGATATGTAGAAACATGAGGATGAACAAAAgaaattttctttttgttaGTAGTATGGATTATGCTATGATCATCCATTATTGAAAAGCAAatgttttcataaatatttaaaaaaaaaattcaagttgAGTGATAAAAGAAATTTCAATAAGATGTTTTAGTTTTGTGAAGTAAATCAAGGATTCAAGTGTAAGTTTTCTCCAAGTTCACTCCTAGGAAAgtgaggtgagtcacaatggacttcttaagtaccaagaCTTTCCTAGCCTGAGTTTACCCAAGATGGTTCAAAATATTAGTTTCCTCAAAGAACTTcaaaaccattttagaaacagTAATGAGTATGGGAATGCAAGAATGATCTTAAAACCAAAAGAAAGGCAACACAAGCAAAAATACCTAAGAAAAGCTctataaaagattaaaaaaaaataagcgGACTGGTAGGGACTGTTTAAGaaatttatatgtatatttacACAAAGCTTTTGAAtctgaaatttttattatatattctgAGCTCAAAAAGGAACAAAATGCCACAAATTTGAGGGCAAACAATATGTATACACTGGGAAACAAATCAACCAAACTTCTAAAAACGCAAACAGTTTGGCAGCAAAGGAGAAATTGGTTTCAAAACTGGAAGattgaattgtaaaatttatgGTAATTTTTCTACGACGAATTTGAAGCTGAAATTTTAACCAGTTCAAGGTATCTTATGAAACAAGATATGGTAAAAATTTTAGGCTAAAACACCATGtgcaaaaaatttaaaaccgAGAGGAAAAACTGACACTGAAACAGTTTGGCAAATAGAaaaaaacgtcctggcttttggaatttataactttttttgtaGGTGAGATTAGGACATGCTTTTTTATTGCGTGTGGTAAACATGTTAAGGTATTTACAAAAAAATTCCACACTATTTGGATGCGAAATGAGGTcaagataatttttcaaaactaaGTGTAAATCATACAATTCTGCAAACTGAACAGAAACCTAAAGAAGATATATCTGTATGTATTAGTATAATGTATTTACATACAGAAAAATATGTATATAGTTATGTATggaattacatacaaattttgtatgaaattacatacgaattttaaaatttgtatgtaacaGTTACCTACGACAATTTTACATACAAAATTTTGTCCGTATATAATCTATATGCAATTAtgtttacatacagattttgtctattacatacaaattttttatgtatttaataccgattttttttttgtagtgcatGTTAAATCTCTCTAATacattttcattatatttttgttgtgagaaccataatttttcatttttattgtcATGAACAATTTAAAAGCCACAAATTTGTTTTTCCAGGACCCAAATCTTTTATTACAAAAGACTTGTTTAGCTTCCTTTTGAGACTTTGAATCTCGCTCATGTCATGACCAACAATGAAcaaagaataagaaaataataaaatttccaTTAGAAGTGTTTTTCACAAGAACGCAATGACCATAAGAGATTTTATCATACCTGGCCCATTATGAAGAAATCAAATTTTCTATACCACTATATTGGAGCATGTTCGAGTTCATGTTGTTCCATATAAATCTCTTCCTCCAAGTCACCCTGAAAGGAATATCCTTTTCAATTAAACAATTCAAAGGTATAAGGTTTCATAGGTGTTTCACAACCATAACCTAGGAAGAAAAATTATTTGACTCATGACTAATGAATTATGGGTAATCCATATAAGAAACTACAATACTACCTCATACTGAAAATCTTAAGATAATAAATTTGTGGATGTACCGTTCGGTATCGAACGAGTCCGTCGCTCGGTCTCAGTGACTGACTGACCATGCCAAAATACATTTAAGACACAATAAATGACAGTAATGATAAATATAGAATTCCTTAAGAATCATGGTCACATCCCACCAAATTCGGGAGGCACCCCCGAGAAATCAGTCAACACTGAGTAAGTGGAAGACATTGATTTATAGCAAATATTCTTTAAATATACCAACATACCTTCCTATATATCAGGGATCGTGATAGAAATCAATCAACACTAATTTGGTCCAATAAAGCAAAGGCTCATGactaacactataaataaaccctCCACAGAGGTGTAAGGGACGCTTTAATTAGTTTTCCCTATACACTCTTAATACATAGTACTTACTTGATTGTAGAAGTACTTTTTTCAAGTCAACCACGACCGAGCATCAACAAATAAGGGATGAGATTTATTACAATATGTCATAAATTTATAGatggaaaaaaatattgtatacgAAGAGAGAGAGGAAATTTAGAGAAAAAGTTAGCTTCTCTTCCAAGGAAATAAGAATCTTCTTCCCTAGAAACTCAAAAGGAGGTACCTCAAATTATAGATACACTAATAATAGAAAACTCCTACAAATCAAGGAAATGATAAGCGAGAAATAGAGATATCTTCTAAAAAGTTGATTAAATTGAGCCAAAAGGAAAGGAGTCTTGTACTAGCATTGTTCATATTATTTCCAATGACTTTTTCCTTGATTTAaacattttgtttaaaaatattaatcaacTTAAAACTCTCCATAGAGAAAATTATCTTCATCATACttgtcaaaattttcaaaagttttctCTTATGGCTAGTGTACTGGTAGCCTAAAACCGAGAGGTATAGGCCGAGAACTACATGTCCAATAAtcaaagtaataaattaaaaccgAAAGGTCTGGATCGAAACCTAAAaggataataaaaatcataataaagccCAATTTAAATAAGGAACTTGCACAAGGGggtgtaaaagtaataaaaaaggTGTGAGAAGAAAGTCCAAAAGTACTGTAGAAGGCCCATCAACGaaaccctataaataggaggtcagcacaagaaaaaggtaagagtgattttatctgaaAAACCATTACAttgtttctgactttggcatcggagcgacttgcaggtacaTCCCCCCACCTGTGAGGAATACCAACCGAAAGGAGTAGCCGAGAGGTGCAGCCGAGAGGTGCAGCCGAGAGGAGCAGCCGAGATGAATAGCCGAGAGAAGTAGCCAAGAGGAGCAACCGCGAGTCCAGCCCAGTTGAGGATCCAGCCCAATAGGAAACCGAAAGTATAGCCCGTAATCAAAAGATTTGTGAAAAAGGCCATCTTGTTTCAGTTCGAGTGTTCTTGGTCCCtttttgtaagaacattttggcgcccaccgtggggccgagaacTAGTTAGAAAGAAAGGTAGAAGACAAGATGGATCAGAGAGAAGGACAGGATGGAGAGCAAGTAGATAATGTCAGTATGCCAATGACAATGCTGGTGCAGCTGCAGAAAGAGTTCGAGACGTTAAAAAAGAGTAATGAAGAAGAGCTGAGTATGTTAAGAGCCGAAAATGCACGCATGAGGAGAAAACTACAAGAGGAAACAGTTTTGAATGCATCATTTGAAACTGTTCAGCCAAGAGCTCAAGTCAATGAGAGGATTTGTCATAATGAAAGTTCCCAAACGAAAAGAAGATTCCTTGGAGATTCTGAAGTTTTTGCAGGAGCATCTTCAAGAAAACATCCCTTTCATGATGTTATAGTTGATACTCCATTGCCTGACAATTGGAGAAGTTTAACTATTGACAAGTATGACGGAAGCACGGACCCTGATGAACATGTTGCGGTATATACCACGCAGATCAGTCTATATACATGGAACGATGCTATTATGTGCAGAGTGTTCCCTACAACGTTAAAAGGGACAGCGTTAAGTTGGTTCACACGCCTTCCGCCTTTGAGCATAGATTATTTTGACACATTGGTGGAAAAGTTTGGAGCTCAGTTCGCAACTAGTCGTCCCCATCATTTAACCTCGATTGCTTTGGTGAATATAAGGCAAGAAAAGGGAGAGTCGTTAAGAATGTTCATGGAACGTTTTAGGAAGGTTGCCCTGGGAATTCAAAACCTCAGCCCAGAGGTTACCATGCATCATATGATAACAGCACTAAAGCCAGGGCCGTTTGCTGATAGTCTCTGCAAGAAACCCGCGACTAGTTTAGATGAGCTAAGACAACGAGCGTCAAAGTTCATGCAAATGGAAGAACTGAGAGAGTTCCGGAATCAGGCAAGGATGGATGAAGGTGAAAAAAAGGtgatagaaaaagaaagtggaCCTATGGCTAGAAGAGCCAGGGAAGAATTCAGAAGCCGAAAGTTCCAGCAATACACACCCTTAAATACAAACAGAACAAGAGTCTTACAAGAAGCCATGGCGGCAGAGATAATACCACCAACTAGAAAAGCGCGAACACCGGAAAGGGCCGACCACACCAAACATTGTgaatatcataaaaatcatggcCACCATACAGAGGAGTGTGTCGGGTTGAAAGATAGAATAGAAGAATTGATTCAGGCTGGGCAGTTGAAGCGTTTTGTTCAAGGAGGAAATGTTAGGCTGAGGTCAAGTCCGGAGAGAAGATTGAAAGGAATCGAAACAGGGGGAAGAAGGGCagaaagatttgaaagagaaaaaagaatagaaaaaagagatGATAGAAGAGGTGGAAGATCAGAAGGAAGAAATGACAGGGTTTATCAAAACACACAATCAGTAAGGAGAAGTAGGGAACGAAGCTTGGGGAGACCTGTCAGGGGGTTTATAAACACTATTTCAGGTGGTTTCTCTGGAAAAGAATCATCATCAGCAAGGAAACAACATTGGAGAAGTATAAGGACCATTAACCACATTTTTAAAAGAAGAACtttgccaccaatgctttttacagatgaagattttcaagaaattgATCCCGATCACGACGATCCTATGGTGATAACAGTTGAAATAGCCGAATATGCCGTCATGAAAACCTTGGTTGATCAAGGCAGCTCAGTTGATATTCTGTTTTGGGATACTTTCAAAAGATTGCATCTAAAAGAAGAAGACATTGTACCTTTCCGAGAACAAATCATTGGTTTTTCAGGGGAGAGAGTCAGCACGAAAGGATATGTGGATTTGATGACTACGTTCGGAAGAGGAAGTAAgactaaaaagattaaaatcagATATTTGGTGGTGGATGCTTCTACATCATATAATGTGTTGTTAGGACATTCTTCTTTGAATAAGCTGGGAGCAATAGTTTCAACGCC harbors:
- the LOC137819422 gene encoding 2-alkenal reductase (NADP(+)-dependent)-like, with amino-acid sequence MAELRNKQVILNNYVVGFPKESDMSIVEGTITLKVPEGSSDLLLKNLYLSCDPYMRFFMTKEDNPLGIGTYKLHSALRGDGVSQVVESGHPDYKKGDLVYARTRWEEYSLIPSSEICLKIEHTDLPLSYYIGVLGVSGLTAYAGFFEVGSPQKGDNVFVSAASGAIGQLVGQFAKLNGCYVVGSAGSKDKVDLLKNKLGFDEAFNYKEEPDLNAALKRYFPEGIDIYFENVGGKTLDAVLPNMRLHGRIVVCGMISQYNLTQPEGVTNLAHLIFKRVKMEGFLIIDFFHLFPKFLEFVVPLIREGKVVYVEDIVEGLENGPAALVGLFSGRNVGKQVVDVSRE